In the genome of Andrena cerasifolii isolate SP2316 chromosome 5, iyAndCera1_principal, whole genome shotgun sequence, one region contains:
- the Sema1a gene encoding semaphorin 1a isoform X1 — MRRTILETRMHPVLSCWCLVATVTLAFAAWQENIRPKMYVQLGAEDVFKFTGNETHTDYFRLVLRDGNYLLVGGRNLVHNLSLTDLTEQQSLSWYSTDSDVKMCLVKGTPEENCQNYIRILVKTDANTLLVCATNAFKPMCRDYGVHPGNYSMLKEKGGQAMCPYDPRHNSTFVFVDGELYTGTVADFAGMDPIIYREPLQTEQYDSKSLNAPNFVSSMSQGDFVYFFFRETAVEYINCGKTVYSRVARVCKYDRGGPHRYRNRWTSFLKSRLNCSVTGDFPFYFNEIQSTTELISGQYGNKSAQLIYGTFTTPVNSISGSAVCAFSLQDITDAFKGNFKEQSAINSNWLPVQSAKVPNPRPGQCVNDSRSLPDLTLNFIHTHSLMDELVPSFFGQPIVIRTSFHYRFTQIAVDPQVKTPGGKTYDVLFIGTDNGKVIKAVNADSADTHLKVSPVVIEEIQAFPSSVPVRGIKVVRASQAGDGLEDGRLVVIADSQVQALRLHRCYSDRILSCGECVALQDPYCAWDKVEGKCRALVGPAATDASRFLQSVATGLHASCPPSKSLNKDAGSVGAISANQNKFPLDSMIPNKDGQGGEIINIMQDEEQDSSGPEVSAADSPPPQYSVETLVMAVVAGALAALLVGFVAGYLCGRKCRKDEDDNLPYPDTEYEYFEQRQNVNSRQAPEPKLLPQEEVTYAEPVLVPQPPKLHSPKGTMRKPPPTPTETLFQFPDGYGFRGPRDNFGTLRSHQGDAYRRNDGFATTRSVKKVYL, encoded by the exons GTGCGGAAGATGTGTTCAAGTTTACGGGGAACGAGACGCACACAGACTACTTTCGACTGGTGCTCCGAGACGGGAACTATCTTCTGGTCGGCGGAAG AAATCTCGTGCACAACCTGAGCCTGACCGATCTTACCGAGCAGCAGAGTCTGTCTTGGTACTCGACCGACAGCGACGTGAAGATGTGCCTGGTTAAGGGCACGCCCGAGGAAAACTGCCAGAACTATATCCGCATCCTTGTGAAGACAGACGCCAACACGCTGCTGGTGTGCGCAACGAACGCGTTCAAGCCGATGTGTCGGGACTACGGGGTGCACCCCGGTAATTACTCGATGCTCAAGGAGAAGGGGGGCCAGGCGATGTGCCCGTACGACCCGCGACACAACAGCACCTTCGTCTTCGTCGACGGGGAGCTCTACACCGGCACCGTCGCCGATTTCGCGGGGATGGACCCGATCATCTACAGGGAGCCGCTGCAGACCGAGCAGTACGACTCCAAGAGCCTCAACG CGCCCAACTTCGTGAGCTCCATGTCCCAAGGAGACTTCGTCTACTTCTTCTTCCGGGAGACCGCTGTAGAATATATCAATTGTGGCAAG ACAGTCTACTCTCGCGTGGCGAGGGTCTGTAAATACGACCGAGGCGGTCCCCATCGTTATCGCAATAGGTGGACCTCGTTCCTAAAGTCCCGGCTTAATTGCTCCGTCACCGGAGACTTTCCTTTCTACTTCAATGAAATAC AATCAACGACGGAGCTGATATCGGGTCAGTACGGCAATAAGTCCGCGCAGCTGATATACGGCACGTTCACCACCCCGGTGAACAGCATCAGCGGCTCGGCCGTTTGCGCCTTCTCCTTGCAGGACATCACCGACGCGTTCAAGGGAAATTTCAAGGAGCAGAGTGCCATTAACTCCAACTGGCTGCCCGTGCAGAGCGCCAAGGTCCCCAACCCCAGACCTGGACAGTGCGTCAACGACTCACGCAGCCTGCCCGATCTCACCCTCAACTTCATCCACACGCACTCCCTCATGGACGAGCTGGTGCCAAGCTTCTTCGGCCAGCCCATCGTCATCCGCACCAGCTTCCA TTACAGGTTCACTCAGATCGCCGTGGATCCCCAAGTGAAGACTCCCGGCGGCAAGACGTACGACGTGCTGTTCATCGGCACCGATAACGGGAAGGTGATCAAGGCGGTGAATGCCGATTCCGCGGACACTCACCTGAAGGTCAGCCCGGTGGTGATCGAGGAGATCCAGGCGTTCCCGTCATCGGTGCCGGTGCGGGGCATAAAGGTGGTGAGGGCCTCGCAGGCTGGGGACGGCCTCGAGGACGGCAGACTGGTCGTGATCGCCGACAGTCAGGTGCAGGCCCTCAGGCTCCACCGCTGCTACAGCGATAGGATCTTGTCGTGCGGCGAGTGCGTGGCCCTGCAGGACCCGTACTGCGCCTGGGACAAGGTGGAAGGCAAGTGCAGGGCCCTGGTGGGCCCAGCCGCGACGGACGCTAGCAGGTTCTTGCAGAGCGTCGCGACCGGCTTGCACGCCTCCTGCCCACCGAGCAAAAGCCTGAACAAGGACGCAGGCAGCGTCGGCGCCATCTCCGCGAATCAGAACAAATTCCCTCTGGACTCGATGATCCCCAACAAGGACGGCCAGGGGGGCGAGATCATAAATATCATGCAGGACGAAGAGCAAGACAGTTCAG GTCCAGAGGTGTCAGCGGCAGACTCTCCGCCGCCGCAGTACTCGGTGGAAACACTGGTGATGGCCGTGGTGGCTGGCGCGCTGGCAGCTCTGTTGGTCGGCTTCGTGGCGGGCTACCTGTGCGGCAGGAAATGCAGGAAAGATGAGGACGACAATCTGCCATATCCGGATACGGAGTACGAGTACTTCGAGCAACGGCAAAACGTCAACAG CAGGCAAGCGCCTGAGCCAAAGTTACTGCCCCAGGAGGAGGTGACGTACGCGGAGCCGGTTCTGGTACCGCAGCCTCCGAAGTTACATTCCCCAAAGGGCACGATGCGAAAGCCACCGCCGACCCCGACGGAAACGCTGTTCCAGTTCCCGGACGGGTACGGTTTCCGCGGGCCGAGGGACAACTTCGGCACCCTGCGGTCCCACCAGGGCGACGCGTATCGGCGCAACGACGGGTTCGCGACCACGCGGAGCGTGAAGAAGGTTTATCTCTGA
- the Sema1a gene encoding semaphorin 1a isoform X2: MRRTILETRMHPVLSCWCLVATVTLAFAAWQENIRPKMYVQLGAEDVFKFTGNETHTDYFRLVLRDGNYLLVGGRNLVHNLSLTDLTEQQSLSWYSTDSDVKMCLVKGTPEENCQNYIRILVKTDANTLLVCATNAFKPMCRDYGVHPGNYSMLKEKGGQAMCPYDPRHNSTFVFVDGELYTGTVADFAGMDPIIYREPLQTEQYDSKSLNAPNFVSSMSQGDFVYFFFRETAVEYINCGKTVYSRVARVCKYDRGGPHRYRNRWTSFLKSRLNCSVTGDFPFYFNEIQSTTELISGQYGNKSAQLIYGTFTTPVNSISGSAVCAFSLQDITDAFKGNFKEQSAINSNWLPVQSAKVPNPRPGQCVNDSRSLPDLTLNFIHTHSLMDELVPSFFGQPIVIRTSFHYRFTQIAVDPQVKTPGGKTYDVLFIGTDNGKVIKAVNADSADTHLKVSPVVIEEIQAFPSSVPVRGIKVVRASQAGDGLEDGRLVVIADSQVQALRLHRCYSDRILSCGECVALQDPYCAWDKVEGKCRALVGPAATDASRFLQSVATGLHASCPPSKSLNKDAGSVGAISANQNKFPLDSMIPNKDGQGGEIINIMQDEEQDSSGPEVSAADSPPPQYSVETLVMAVVAGALAALLVGFVAGYLCGRKCRKDEDDNLPYPDTEYEYFEQRQNVNRQAPEPKLLPQEEVTYAEPVLVPQPPKLHSPKGTMRKPPPTPTETLFQFPDGYGFRGPRDNFGTLRSHQGDAYRRNDGFATTRSVKKVYL; encoded by the exons GTGCGGAAGATGTGTTCAAGTTTACGGGGAACGAGACGCACACAGACTACTTTCGACTGGTGCTCCGAGACGGGAACTATCTTCTGGTCGGCGGAAG AAATCTCGTGCACAACCTGAGCCTGACCGATCTTACCGAGCAGCAGAGTCTGTCTTGGTACTCGACCGACAGCGACGTGAAGATGTGCCTGGTTAAGGGCACGCCCGAGGAAAACTGCCAGAACTATATCCGCATCCTTGTGAAGACAGACGCCAACACGCTGCTGGTGTGCGCAACGAACGCGTTCAAGCCGATGTGTCGGGACTACGGGGTGCACCCCGGTAATTACTCGATGCTCAAGGAGAAGGGGGGCCAGGCGATGTGCCCGTACGACCCGCGACACAACAGCACCTTCGTCTTCGTCGACGGGGAGCTCTACACCGGCACCGTCGCCGATTTCGCGGGGATGGACCCGATCATCTACAGGGAGCCGCTGCAGACCGAGCAGTACGACTCCAAGAGCCTCAACG CGCCCAACTTCGTGAGCTCCATGTCCCAAGGAGACTTCGTCTACTTCTTCTTCCGGGAGACCGCTGTAGAATATATCAATTGTGGCAAG ACAGTCTACTCTCGCGTGGCGAGGGTCTGTAAATACGACCGAGGCGGTCCCCATCGTTATCGCAATAGGTGGACCTCGTTCCTAAAGTCCCGGCTTAATTGCTCCGTCACCGGAGACTTTCCTTTCTACTTCAATGAAATAC AATCAACGACGGAGCTGATATCGGGTCAGTACGGCAATAAGTCCGCGCAGCTGATATACGGCACGTTCACCACCCCGGTGAACAGCATCAGCGGCTCGGCCGTTTGCGCCTTCTCCTTGCAGGACATCACCGACGCGTTCAAGGGAAATTTCAAGGAGCAGAGTGCCATTAACTCCAACTGGCTGCCCGTGCAGAGCGCCAAGGTCCCCAACCCCAGACCTGGACAGTGCGTCAACGACTCACGCAGCCTGCCCGATCTCACCCTCAACTTCATCCACACGCACTCCCTCATGGACGAGCTGGTGCCAAGCTTCTTCGGCCAGCCCATCGTCATCCGCACCAGCTTCCA TTACAGGTTCACTCAGATCGCCGTGGATCCCCAAGTGAAGACTCCCGGCGGCAAGACGTACGACGTGCTGTTCATCGGCACCGATAACGGGAAGGTGATCAAGGCGGTGAATGCCGATTCCGCGGACACTCACCTGAAGGTCAGCCCGGTGGTGATCGAGGAGATCCAGGCGTTCCCGTCATCGGTGCCGGTGCGGGGCATAAAGGTGGTGAGGGCCTCGCAGGCTGGGGACGGCCTCGAGGACGGCAGACTGGTCGTGATCGCCGACAGTCAGGTGCAGGCCCTCAGGCTCCACCGCTGCTACAGCGATAGGATCTTGTCGTGCGGCGAGTGCGTGGCCCTGCAGGACCCGTACTGCGCCTGGGACAAGGTGGAAGGCAAGTGCAGGGCCCTGGTGGGCCCAGCCGCGACGGACGCTAGCAGGTTCTTGCAGAGCGTCGCGACCGGCTTGCACGCCTCCTGCCCACCGAGCAAAAGCCTGAACAAGGACGCAGGCAGCGTCGGCGCCATCTCCGCGAATCAGAACAAATTCCCTCTGGACTCGATGATCCCCAACAAGGACGGCCAGGGGGGCGAGATCATAAATATCATGCAGGACGAAGAGCAAGACAGTTCAG GTCCAGAGGTGTCAGCGGCAGACTCTCCGCCGCCGCAGTACTCGGTGGAAACACTGGTGATGGCCGTGGTGGCTGGCGCGCTGGCAGCTCTGTTGGTCGGCTTCGTGGCGGGCTACCTGTGCGGCAGGAAATGCAGGAAAGATGAGGACGACAATCTGCCATATCCGGATACGGAGTACGAGTACTTCGAGCAACGGCAAAACGTCAACAG GCAAGCGCCTGAGCCAAAGTTACTGCCCCAGGAGGAGGTGACGTACGCGGAGCCGGTTCTGGTACCGCAGCCTCCGAAGTTACATTCCCCAAAGGGCACGATGCGAAAGCCACCGCCGACCCCGACGGAAACGCTGTTCCAGTTCCCGGACGGGTACGGTTTCCGCGGGCCGAGGGACAACTTCGGCACCCTGCGGTCCCACCAGGGCGACGCGTATCGGCGCAACGACGGGTTCGCGACCACGCGGAGCGTGAAGAAGGTTTATCTCTGA